In the genome of Amaranthus tricolor cultivar Red isolate AtriRed21 chromosome 15, ASM2621246v1, whole genome shotgun sequence, one region contains:
- the LOC130801952 gene encoding APO protein 2, chloroplastic isoform X2, which produces MPLGTLQPSLVTRVIGGTSCLQACLLHTLPNVSYIRKSEFVKLNVYSKFGFIDHLKSEIRMSTSIHYTKLAADFWANHCVMSYLICRKEKKPFPVPIVELRRAARERLKNSRGQRRRPVPPPRNGLLVKSLIPVAYDVLNARILLINNLKKLLKVVNVHACKYCNEIHVGPVGHPFKSCRGPGTSSRHGLHDWGAAVVEDILVEPDAYHLYDRLRKRIAHDERFSIPRIPAVVELCIQAGVNLPEYPAKRRRKAIIRIGKNEFIDADESELPDPDPESPTLPILSEIPESEIVPASSTEEIVLLAEETLQAWDRMRQGANKLMKMYPVRVCGYCPEVHVGSSGHKAQNCGAHKHQQRNGQHGWQRAVLDDLIPPRYVWHVPDINGRPMKRELRSFYGQAPAVVELCVQAGAAIPELYAPTMRLDIGIPGSIEEAEKVI; this is translated from the exons ATGCCTTTGGGGACTCTCCAGCCAAGTTTGGTGACTCGGGTTATTGGAG GGACTTCTTGTTTACAAGCATGCCTTTTGCATACTCTACCCAATGTTTCTTATATCAGAAAATCAGAGTTTGTGAAGCTCAATGTCTACTCTAAATTTGGATTTATTGACCATTTGAAG TCTGAAATTCGAATGTCTACTAGTATCCATTACACGAAGCTAGCTGCAGATTTCTGGGCTAACCATTGTGTAATGTCTTATCTTATCTGTAG GAAGGAAAAGAAACCTTTTCCAGTACCTATAGTAGAGCTGAGGCGAGCAGCCAGagaaagattaaaaaatagCAGAGGCCAGCGTAGGAGACCTGTGCCACCACCTAGAAATGGATTGTTGGTTAAGAGCCTGATACCAGTTGCTTATGATGTCCTAAATGCGAGGATATTATTGATAAACAATCTGAAAAAGCTTTTGAAGGTTGTCAACGTCCATGCTTGCAA GTACTGCAATGAGATCCATGTGGGACCTGTAGGGCACCCATTCAAGTCTTGTAGGGGCCCAGGAACATCGAGTCGGCATGGTCTTCACGACTGGGGAGCTGCTGTGGTGGAAGACATTTTGGTCGAGCCGGATGCTTATCATTTGTATGATCGTCTGAGGAAACGTATTGCTCATGACGAAAGATTTTCGATTCCCCGAATTCCTGCTGTAGTTGAGCTTTGCATTCAAGCTGGAGTTAATCTTCCGGAATACCCTGCAAAGAGACGGAGGAAAGCCATTATTCGTATTGGGAAAAATGAATTTATTGATGCAGATGAAAGTGAGCTGCCAGATCCTGATCCAGAAAGCCCCACACTTCCAATTTTATCAGAAATACCTGAATCAGAAATAGTACCAGCATCTAGTACAGAGGAAATTGTCTTACTTGCTGAAGAAACTCTCCAAGCATGGGACAGGATGAGACAAGGAGCCAACAAGTTGATGAAAATGTACCCAGTTAGGGTTTGTGGGTATTGCCCTGAGGTGCATGTGGGTTCTTCCGGGCACAAGGCGCAGAACTGTGGAGCTCACAAGCATCAGCAACGAAATGGGCAGCATGGCTGGCAGAGGGCAGTTCTTGATGACTTGATACCCCCAAGATATGTGTGGCATGTTCCTGATATCAATGGTCGTCCAATGAAGAGAGAACTTCGTAGCTTTTATGGTCAGGCACCTGCCGTGGTAGAATTGTGTGTACAAGCTGGAGCTGCAATTCCTGAACTATATGCACCAACCATGAGATTGGATATAGGAATTCCTGGAAGCATTGAGGAAGCTGAAAAGGTGATCTAA
- the LOC130801952 gene encoding APO protein 2, chloroplastic isoform X1 yields MPLGTLQPSLVTRVIGGTSCLQACLLHTLPNVSYIRKSEFVKLNVYSKFGFIDHLKVCGNLSKFLLKYRVLPQTSSRTSPLVVNNDYPQNADLPKYYSRKEKKPFPVPIVELRRAARERLKNSRGQRRRPVPPPRNGLLVKSLIPVAYDVLNARILLINNLKKLLKVVNVHACKYCNEIHVGPVGHPFKSCRGPGTSSRHGLHDWGAAVVEDILVEPDAYHLYDRLRKRIAHDERFSIPRIPAVVELCIQAGVNLPEYPAKRRRKAIIRIGKNEFIDADESELPDPDPESPTLPILSEIPESEIVPASSTEEIVLLAEETLQAWDRMRQGANKLMKMYPVRVCGYCPEVHVGSSGHKAQNCGAHKHQQRNGQHGWQRAVLDDLIPPRYVWHVPDINGRPMKRELRSFYGQAPAVVELCVQAGAAIPELYAPTMRLDIGIPGSIEEAEKVI; encoded by the exons ATGCCTTTGGGGACTCTCCAGCCAAGTTTGGTGACTCGGGTTATTGGAG GGACTTCTTGTTTACAAGCATGCCTTTTGCATACTCTACCCAATGTTTCTTATATCAGAAAATCAGAGTTTGTGAAGCTCAATGTCTACTCTAAATTTGGATTTATTGACCATTTGAAG GTATGTGGTAATCTATCCaagtttttgttgaaatatAGAGTTTTGCCGCAAACTTCTAGTCGTACTTCTCCTTTGGTTGTTAACAATGATTATCCCCAAAATGCGGATTTGCCAAAATATTACTCTAGGAAGGAAAAGAAACCTTTTCCAGTACCTATAGTAGAGCTGAGGCGAGCAGCCAGagaaagattaaaaaatagCAGAGGCCAGCGTAGGAGACCTGTGCCACCACCTAGAAATGGATTGTTGGTTAAGAGCCTGATACCAGTTGCTTATGATGTCCTAAATGCGAGGATATTATTGATAAACAATCTGAAAAAGCTTTTGAAGGTTGTCAACGTCCATGCTTGCAA GTACTGCAATGAGATCCATGTGGGACCTGTAGGGCACCCATTCAAGTCTTGTAGGGGCCCAGGAACATCGAGTCGGCATGGTCTTCACGACTGGGGAGCTGCTGTGGTGGAAGACATTTTGGTCGAGCCGGATGCTTATCATTTGTATGATCGTCTGAGGAAACGTATTGCTCATGACGAAAGATTTTCGATTCCCCGAATTCCTGCTGTAGTTGAGCTTTGCATTCAAGCTGGAGTTAATCTTCCGGAATACCCTGCAAAGAGACGGAGGAAAGCCATTATTCGTATTGGGAAAAATGAATTTATTGATGCAGATGAAAGTGAGCTGCCAGATCCTGATCCAGAAAGCCCCACACTTCCAATTTTATCAGAAATACCTGAATCAGAAATAGTACCAGCATCTAGTACAGAGGAAATTGTCTTACTTGCTGAAGAAACTCTCCAAGCATGGGACAGGATGAGACAAGGAGCCAACAAGTTGATGAAAATGTACCCAGTTAGGGTTTGTGGGTATTGCCCTGAGGTGCATGTGGGTTCTTCCGGGCACAAGGCGCAGAACTGTGGAGCTCACAAGCATCAGCAACGAAATGGGCAGCATGGCTGGCAGAGGGCAGTTCTTGATGACTTGATACCCCCAAGATATGTGTGGCATGTTCCTGATATCAATGGTCGTCCAATGAAGAGAGAACTTCGTAGCTTTTATGGTCAGGCACCTGCCGTGGTAGAATTGTGTGTACAAGCTGGAGCTGCAATTCCTGAACTATATGCACCAACCATGAGATTGGATATAGGAATTCCTGGAAGCATTGAGGAAGCTGAAAAGGTGATCTAA